Proteins encoded within one genomic window of Prauserella marina:
- a CDS encoding aspartate aminotransferase family protein yields MTDADLLARHRAVLPGWLALYYAEPIEIVHAKGRHVTDSEGNTYLDFFAGILTNAIGYDIDEISDAVRAQLDTGVLHTSTLYLIRKQVELAEQIAELSGIPGAKVFFTNSGTEANETALMVATQYRRSNQILALRNSYHGRAFGTVGVTGNRGWSASSLSPVKVSFVHGGYRYRGPFASYSDADYVAACVDDLTDVLATATSGDVAAMIAEPIQGVGGFATPPDGLFGAFKEVLEANGILLISDEVQTGWGRTGDHFWGIQAHGVTPDIMTFAKGIGNGLAIGGVIARADIMDCLPANSISTFGGNPISTAGAKATLDYLLDNDLQGNAAKLGEHLSSGLRDIGSGYGIVGDVRGKGLMIGVELVEKGGTAPNPAAATAVLEGTKARGLLVGKGGLHNNVLRLAPPMTLTDGEADEALGILHEAIASADAAD; encoded by the coding sequence ATGACGGACGCGGACCTGTTGGCCCGGCACCGGGCCGTGCTGCCCGGCTGGCTGGCCCTGTACTACGCAGAACCGATCGAGATCGTCCACGCGAAGGGACGGCACGTCACCGATTCCGAAGGCAACACCTACCTCGACTTCTTCGCCGGCATCCTGACCAACGCCATCGGCTACGACATCGACGAGATCTCCGACGCCGTCCGCGCGCAACTCGACACCGGCGTCCTGCACACCTCGACCCTCTACCTCATCCGCAAACAGGTCGAGCTGGCCGAGCAGATCGCGGAACTGTCGGGTATCCCCGGCGCCAAGGTGTTCTTCACCAATTCGGGTACCGAGGCCAACGAGACCGCGCTGATGGTGGCCACCCAGTACCGTCGCAGCAACCAGATCCTCGCCCTGCGCAATTCCTACCACGGCAGGGCTTTCGGCACCGTCGGCGTAACCGGAAACCGTGGCTGGTCGGCGAGTTCGCTTTCCCCGGTGAAGGTGAGTTTCGTGCACGGCGGCTACCGCTACCGAGGCCCGTTCGCGAGCTACTCCGACGCCGACTACGTCGCCGCCTGCGTCGACGACCTCACCGACGTTCTCGCGACGGCGACCTCCGGTGACGTCGCCGCCATGATCGCGGAGCCGATCCAGGGCGTCGGCGGATTCGCGACCCCACCGGACGGTTTGTTCGGCGCGTTCAAGGAAGTGTTGGAGGCCAACGGAATTCTGCTCATCTCGGACGAGGTGCAGACCGGCTGGGGGCGGACCGGCGACCACTTCTGGGGCATCCAGGCGCACGGCGTGACACCGGACATCATGACCTTCGCGAAGGGCATCGGCAACGGCCTCGCGATCGGCGGCGTCATCGCGCGAGCCGACATCATGGACTGCCTCCCCGCGAATTCGATCTCCACGTTCGGCGGCAATCCGATCTCCACGGCGGGTGCGAAGGCCACATTGGACTATCTGCTCGACAACGACCTCCAGGGCAACGCGGCGAAGCTCGGCGAGCACCTGTCGTCCGGGTTGCGCGACATCGGCTCCGGGTACGGCATCGTGGGTGACGTGCGCGGCAAGGGGCTGATGATCGGCGTCGAGCTGGTCGAGAAGGGCGGCACCGCACCGAATCCGGCCGCCGCCACGGCGGTGCTCGAAGGGACGAAGGCCCGTGGCCTGCTGGTGGGCAAGGGGGGCCTGCACAACAACGTGCTCAGGCTGGCTCCGCCCATGACCCTGACCGACGGGGAAGCCGACGAGGCGCTCGGCATCCTGCACGAGGCGATCGCCTCGGCCGACGCCGCCGACTGA
- a CDS encoding CoA-acylating methylmalonate-semialdehyde dehydrogenase, with protein MTNRISHWIDGKPWAGAPERTGEVFDPATGEVRAHVDFAGAGQVEQAVASAEAAFPGWRDSSLAARSRVLFAFRELLVQRKDELAAIVTSEHGKVLSDAGGEVQRAIENVEYACGAPQLLKGGFSENASRGVDVYSIAQPLGVVGVISPFNFPAMVPLWFVPNAIACGNTVVLKPSEKDPSAANFIAELFAEAGLPPGVLNVLHGDKEAVDGLLAHPAVKAVSFVGSTPIARYVYENGTSAGKRVQALGGAKNHMVVLPDADLDLAADAAVSAGFGSAGERCMAVSVVVAVDPIGDELVSKITDRMRKLRVGDGREPESEMGPLVTAAHRERVSSYVSAGVEEGAQLVVDGRKHGVAGAGFWLAPTLFDKVEPHMSIYTDEIFGPVLAVARVTSYDAALDVINANPYGNGTAIFTNDGGASRRFQNEVEVGMVGVNVPIPVPVGYYSFGGWKNSLFGDSHAYGPEGFHFFTRTKVVTSRWLDPSHGGVNLGFPRNV; from the coding sequence GTGACGAACCGGATCAGCCACTGGATCGACGGCAAGCCGTGGGCCGGGGCACCAGAACGGACCGGGGAGGTGTTCGATCCCGCCACCGGCGAAGTCCGCGCACACGTGGACTTCGCCGGTGCCGGGCAGGTCGAGCAGGCGGTCGCCTCGGCGGAGGCCGCCTTCCCCGGCTGGCGGGACTCCTCGCTCGCCGCGCGGTCGCGGGTGCTGTTCGCGTTCAGGGAACTGCTGGTCCAGCGCAAGGACGAACTGGCGGCCATCGTCACGAGCGAGCACGGCAAGGTCCTCTCCGACGCGGGAGGAGAGGTGCAGCGCGCCATCGAGAACGTCGAGTACGCGTGCGGCGCGCCGCAACTGCTCAAGGGCGGTTTCAGCGAGAACGCCTCGCGCGGGGTCGACGTGTACTCCATCGCCCAGCCACTCGGCGTCGTCGGGGTCATCTCACCGTTCAATTTCCCAGCCATGGTGCCGTTGTGGTTCGTTCCCAACGCGATCGCCTGCGGCAACACGGTCGTGCTCAAGCCGAGCGAGAAGGACCCCTCGGCGGCGAATTTCATCGCGGAACTGTTCGCGGAGGCCGGTTTGCCTCCCGGCGTGCTCAACGTGCTGCACGGGGACAAGGAGGCGGTCGACGGACTGCTCGCGCATCCGGCGGTCAAGGCCGTGTCGTTCGTCGGCTCGACGCCCATCGCCCGCTACGTCTACGAGAACGGCACCTCGGCAGGCAAGCGGGTGCAGGCGCTCGGCGGGGCCAAGAACCACATGGTGGTGCTACCGGACGCCGATCTCGATCTCGCCGCCGACGCGGCCGTGTCGGCCGGATTCGGCTCCGCCGGTGAGCGCTGCATGGCGGTCTCGGTCGTCGTCGCCGTCGACCCGATCGGCGACGAGCTGGTGAGCAAGATCACCGACCGTATGCGGAAGCTGCGCGTTGGCGACGGCCGTGAGCCCGAATCGGAGATGGGGCCGCTTGTCACGGCGGCGCACAGGGAACGCGTGAGTTCCTATGTGAGTGCCGGGGTCGAGGAAGGAGCGCAACTGGTCGTCGACGGCAGGAAGCACGGGGTGGCTGGGGCGGGCTTCTGGCTGGCGCCGACCCTGTTCGACAAGGTCGAGCCACACATGTCGATCTACACCGACGAGATCTTCGGTCCCGTACTCGCCGTGGCGAGGGTGACCAGCTACGACGCCGCGCTCGATGTGATCAACGCCAACCCTTACGGCAACGGGACGGCGATCTTCACCAACGACGGCGGCGCCTCGCGGCGGTTCCAGAACGAGGTCGAGGTGGGCATGGTCGGCGTCAACGTGCCCATCCCCGTTCCCGTCGGTTACTACTCCTTCGGCGGCTGGAAGAACTCGTTGTTCGGCGACAGCCATGCCTACGGGCCGGAGGGATTCCACTTCTTCACCCGCACCAAGGTCGTCACCTCGCGCTGGCTCGATCCCTCCCACGGCGGCGTCAACCTCGGATTCCCTCGCAACGTCTGA